The Anaerolineales bacterium DNA window CATCAGCTCTTCCCGGGTATCGTTGAGCTTGGCTTCGAGGGCCTCGGTGGATAAATTTCTGACCTCGTGAATTTTCATTGTTCACCTCCGGCAACACGGTCGTGGCGACCGACAACTTTAGTCTTAATCGCCAGCTTGAATTGTGCCAGACGTAAAGCTTGACGGGCCTCATCTTCTGGGAGCCCACCACCAACCTCAAACATGACGCGTCCCGGTTTGACCACTGCTACCCAGTATTCGACATTTCCCTTGCCTTTACCCATGCGGGTTTCGGCAGGTTTCTGGGTGTAGGGCTTGTCGGGGAAGATGCGGATCCACACCTTACCGCGCCGCTTCAGGGCGTGCATGATCGCCCGACGGGCAGCTTCGATCTGTCGCGCAGTGACCCAACCGGGTTCCAGAGCTTGCAGGCCGAAGTCTCCAAAATGGACGTCAGCGCCGCGCAGCTCGGTGCCCTTCATGCGACCGCGCATTTGCTTGCGATACTTTACTCTTTTAGGCATGAGCATGGTAAATACCCTCACTACTCACTTACGTATACACCCTCAGTCGATTCAACCTGCTCTTCGACCGTCGGCAATAATTCACCACGATAAATCCAAACCTTGACACCGATGCGACCATAAGTGGTCAGTGCCTGGGTCTGGTGATAATCAATGTCGGCACGCAGGGTGGCGCGCGGTACACGACCTTCACGCATATTCACCACACGTGCCATTTCTGCTCCGCTCAGGCGACCACCGACTTCCACGCGGATGCCTTCAGCACCCTGGCGAATGGCCTGCTGGATGGCGCGCTTCATGGCGCGCTGGTAGCTGATGCGCCGTTCAAGCTGTTCGGCGATATTGTGTGCCACCAGGTAGGCATCCAGATCAGGGCTCTTGATCTCCTTGATCTCCAGATCGATCTTCTTGCCGACGATGGCTTCCAGGTGTTGGCGTAGGATCTTGACGCTCTCACCTTTGCGGCCGATCAGCACACCGGGTTTAGCGGTGTTGACGACAATTTTTACCTTCCCAGGGAAGCGCTCAATCTCGATGCGCGATACTCCAGCACGGGAAGCTTCCTTGCGGACCAGGTTACGTAGCTCGAAATCCTGGTGCAGCTGGTCGACGTATTCCTTACCTTCGGCGTACCAGCGCCCTTCCCAGGTTTTGTTGATCTTAAGGCGAAAGCCAATCGGATTTACTTTGCGACCCATAAAAGCTCCTACTTTCCTTCCCGCTCACGCAGGATGACGGTTAGATGAGATGAGCGACGTAACCAGGGCATAAATCTGCCGCGCGGGCCAAAACGGCGCCATTTGCGGGTGGGTGCTTCATCAGCATAAATTCGGTATACGAACAGGTCATCACGGCTGACGCCGAAATTTTCTTCGGCGTTGGCGACAGCTGATGCAAGTAGCTTGGAAACTGGCCGGGCTGCGTAATTCGGCATGAATTTCAACATGGTCATGGCCTGGACAACATCCTTGCCGCGTACAGCATCCACCACAAGGCGGGCCTTCTGGGCAGAGATATTGGTATCCATGGCCTGGGCGCGAATATCATGGGAAGGCATGGATTATTCCCCTTTCTTCACTTTCTTTTCAGCAGTCACATGACCGCGAAAAGTGCGGGTGGGGGCAAACTCACCCAGGCGATGCCCTACCATATTCTCGGTGATGTAGATGGGTACATGCCGACGACCGTCATGGACTGCCACGGTATGCCCAACCATCTGCGGGAAGATGGTGCTGGCGCGACTCCAGGTGCGGATGACTTTCTTCTCGCCACGTTCGTTCATGGCTTCAATTTTCTTGAGTAATTTCGGTGCCACAAAGGGCCCTTTTTTCAGAGATCGTCCCATATTCTCGACTCCTGGTTACGATGGACTACCTGCGGCTCTTGCCGCGCTTGCGGATAATATATTGATCCGACAATTTATTACGACGGGTCTTATAACCTCGGGTTGGCCGACCCCACGGGCTCTTCGGGCCGGGCATACCAGTAGGTTGGCGTCCTTCACCACCACCATGGGGGTGATCGCGGGGGCTCATGGCTGTGCCACGCACGGTTGGACGGATGCCCATATTACGCTTGCGACCAGCTTTGCCGAGTTTGATATTACTGTGATCCAGGTTACCGACCTGCCCAACGGTGGCAAAGCAAGTCTGGCGGATCAGGCGGACTTCGCCTGATGGCATGCGGATCTGGGCAAAGTCACCTTCTTTAGCCAACAGTTGAGCAGCTCCACCGGCTGATCGGACAAGCTGACCACCCCGGCCTTCTTTTAGCTCAAGATTGTGGATGAGCGTACCAACCGGGATATTGGCAATCGGCAAGCTGTTACCGGGTCTCACTTCAGCAGTAGGACCTGACATGACCACATCACCAACCTTCAGATCAAGGGGAGCGATGATATAACGCTTCTCGCCATCGGTATAGAACAACAATGCCAGGCGGGCGGTGCGGTTTGGATCGTATTCAATCGCAGACACTTTGGCAGGAATGCCAAATTTCTCGCGTTTGAAATCAACAATGCGGATGTGCCTGCGGTTGCCACCACCACGATGGCGAACTGACACACGGCCAGTGGTGTCACGACCAGCATGCTTGTGCTTGTCGATGATCAACGACCGCTCGGGTGTGGATTTAGTAATTTCTTCAAATGAATAACCGGTCATTCCGCGCAGGGAGGGAGTTACCGGCTTATATTTCTTTACGGCCATTACTTAACTCCTTCAAACATATCAATGGTGTCACCGGTTGCCAGCGTGATAATGGCTTTCTTGTAACCACTGCGGCGAACCATCACACGGCGGCTTTTCCACCGGCGGGTGCGCTTGGGGGATACATTAATTAGATTTACCCGTATAACTTCCACATCAAAAAGGGTTTCGACTGCATCCTTGATTAATCCCTTGGTTGCATCGCTGGTAACCTCGAATGTGTACTGGTGCAGGTTGGCATTCTGAAAGTTCGACTTCTCAGTGACAATTGGTCGGCGCAGGACATCGTAGATTGTGGTCATGAATGACTCCTGTCTACCCTAAATGGGCTGCGATGACATCCAGCGATTGCACAGGTAGGACGATCTTGTCATAACTGAGCAGGTCGCGAATGTTCAAATAATTTGCCAGCATAGTTTTCGTATCTGCCAGATTGCTGGCTGAGCGGATGATGGTTTCGTAGGCTGGGTTTTTCTCGGGGATGAGGATGACCGCGGTTTCACTGCCAACCAGCTTTGTCATCACCTGGGCCATCAGCTTTGTCTTGGGTTCAACCAGGGATAACTCGTCCACCACCACAATGGCTTTTTCGGAAGCCCGGACAGAAAGCGCTGAGCGCAAGGCTGCCTGGCGCATCTTGCGTGGCATGGGTAAGGAATAATCGCGGGGTTTCGGGGTGTGAACTTTACCGCCACCTACCCACTGGGCGGCACGAGTTGATCCCTGGCGTGCCCGACCAGTGCCTTTTTGCTTCCAGGGCTTCTTGCCACCGCCTGAAACCTCGCTGCGAGTCTTCGTGCTGTGGGTTCCAAGGCGAGCATTGGCCATCTGCCGTACGAATGCCTGATGCATCAAATCAATGTTAATTGGGGCTTCAAAAATCTGCGCCGGAAGCTCG harbors:
- a CDS encoding 50S ribosomal protein L4, whose protein sequence is MEVDVVNMEGEKIRTVELPAQIFEAPINIDLMHQAFVRQMANARLGTHSTKTRSEVSGGGKKPWKQKGTGRARQGSTRAAQWVGGGKVHTPKPRDYSLPMPRKMRQAALRSALSVRASEKAIVVVDELSLVEPKTKLMAQVMTKLVGSETAVILIPEKNPAYETIIRSASNLADTKTMLANYLNIRDLLSYDKIVLPVQSLDVIAAHLG
- a CDS encoding 50S ribosomal protein L2, which encodes MAVKKYKPVTPSLRGMTGYSFEEITKSTPERSLIIDKHKHAGRDTTGRVSVRHRGGGNRRHIRIVDFKREKFGIPAKVSAIEYDPNRTARLALLFYTDGEKRYIIAPLDLKVGDVVMSGPTAEVRPGNSLPIANIPVGTLIHNLELKEGRGGQLVRSAGGAAQLLAKEGDFAQIRMPSGEVRLIRQTCFATVGQVGNLDHSNIKLGKAGRKRNMGIRPTVRGTAMSPRDHPHGGGEGRQPTGMPGPKSPWGRPTRGYKTRRNKLSDQYIIRKRGKSRR
- a CDS encoding 30S ribosomal protein S3, whose product is MGRKVNPIGFRLKINKTWEGRWYAEGKEYVDQLHQDFELRNLVRKEASRAGVSRIEIERFPGKVKIVVNTAKPGVLIGRKGESVKILRQHLEAIVGKKIDLEIKEIKSPDLDAYLVAHNIAEQLERRISYQRAMKRAIQQAIRQGAEGIRVEVGGRLSGAEMARVVNMREGRVPRATLRADIDYHQTQALTTYGRIGVKVWIYRGELLPTVEEQVESTEGVYVSE
- a CDS encoding 30S ribosomal protein S19, which produces MGRSLKKGPFVAPKLLKKIEAMNERGEKKVIRTWSRASTIFPQMVGHTVAVHDGRRHVPIYITENMVGHRLGEFAPTRTFRGHVTAEKKVKKGE
- a CDS encoding 50S ribosomal protein L16, yielding MLMPKRVKYRKQMRGRMKGTELRGADVHFGDFGLQALEPGWVTARQIEAARRAIMHALKRRGKVWIRIFPDKPYTQKPAETRMGKGKGNVEYWVAVVKPGRVMFEVGGGLPEDEARQALRLAQFKLAIKTKVVGRHDRVAGGEQ
- a CDS encoding 50S ribosomal protein L23, encoding MTTIYDVLRRPIVTEKSNFQNANLHQYTFEVTSDATKGLIKDAVETLFDVEVIRVNLINVSPKRTRRWKSRRVMVRRSGYKKAIITLATGDTIDMFEGVK
- a CDS encoding 50S ribosomal protein L22 translates to MPSHDIRAQAMDTNISAQKARLVVDAVRGKDVVQAMTMLKFMPNYAARPVSKLLASAVANAEENFGVSRDDLFVYRIYADEAPTRKWRRFGPRGRFMPWLRRSSHLTVILREREGK